In Thiohalorhabdus sp. Cl-TMA, one genomic interval encodes:
- the hisS gene encoding histidine--tRNA ligase, with protein sequence MAEKIRPVRGMNDILPEEAAGWQYLEGEARRVLESYGYREIRFPHVERLELFARSIGEDTDIVEKEMYTFEDTGGDVLALRPEGTAGCVRAGITNGLFRGQTHRLYYLGPMFRHERPQKGRYRQFHQVGVEAFGPATPDLDVEQILMARRLLQDLGVEGLTLHLNSLGKPEDRRVYREELVGFLEARRDSLCETCRERIQRSPMRVLDCKVPTCQEAVAGAPEITDFLGEESQAHFDRLRELLEAAGIDYEHNPRLVRGLDYYTDTVYEWTSDQLGSQATVVAGGRYDGLVEEIGGPATPAVGFALGIERLLALVDPQRVPERHPTVFIAPLDGSAEPGAMALAESLRDRGISAWFHCGGGSLKSQLKKADRSGARLALILGGQEQAEGKVLVRDLASGEQEPLAREEVEDYVARQGG encoded by the coding sequence GTGGCCGAGAAGATCCGTCCCGTCCGCGGGATGAATGACATCCTGCCGGAGGAAGCCGCGGGCTGGCAGTACCTGGAAGGCGAGGCCCGGCGCGTCCTGGAGTCCTACGGCTACCGGGAGATCCGCTTCCCGCACGTGGAGCGCCTGGAGCTGTTCGCCCGCTCCATCGGCGAGGACACCGACATCGTCGAGAAGGAGATGTACACCTTCGAGGACACGGGCGGCGACGTGCTCGCCCTGCGGCCCGAAGGCACGGCTGGCTGCGTGCGGGCCGGCATCACCAACGGCCTGTTCCGCGGCCAGACCCACCGGCTGTACTACCTGGGCCCCATGTTCCGCCACGAGCGCCCCCAGAAGGGCCGCTACCGGCAGTTCCATCAGGTGGGCGTGGAGGCCTTCGGCCCGGCCACGCCCGACCTGGACGTGGAGCAGATCCTCATGGCCCGCCGGCTGCTTCAGGACCTGGGCGTGGAGGGCCTGACCCTGCACCTCAACTCCCTGGGCAAGCCGGAGGACCGCCGGGTGTACCGCGAGGAGCTGGTGGGCTTCCTGGAGGCGCGCCGGGACAGCCTGTGCGAGACCTGCCGGGAGCGCATCCAGCGCAGCCCCATGCGGGTCCTGGACTGCAAGGTGCCCACCTGCCAGGAGGCGGTGGCCGGTGCCCCGGAGATCACTGATTTCCTGGGCGAGGAGAGCCAGGCCCACTTCGACCGCCTGCGCGAGCTGCTGGAGGCGGCGGGCATCGACTACGAGCACAATCCCCGGCTGGTGCGGGGCCTGGACTACTACACGGATACGGTCTACGAGTGGACCAGCGATCAGCTCGGCTCCCAGGCCACCGTGGTGGCCGGCGGCCGCTACGACGGTCTGGTGGAGGAGATCGGCGGCCCCGCCACCCCGGCGGTGGGCTTCGCCCTCGGCATCGAGCGGCTGCTGGCCCTGGTGGATCCGCAGCGGGTTCCGGAGCGCCATCCGACGGTCTTCATCGCCCCCCTGGACGGGTCCGCGGAGCCGGGGGCCATGGCCCTGGCCGAATCGCTGCGCGACCGGGGCATCTCCGCTTGGTTCCATTGCGGCGGCGGCAGCCTGAAGAGCCAGCTCAAGAAAGCGGACCGCTCCGGCGCGCGTCTGGCGCTGATTCTCGGCGGACAGGAGCAGGCCGAGGGTAAGGTGCTGGTGCGCGATCTCGCCTCCGGGGAGCAGGAGCCCCTGGCGCGGGAGGAGGTGGAGGATTATGTCGCCCGCCAAGGCGGCTAG
- a CDS encoding ABC transporter ATP-binding protein — protein sequence MTDLLELDGLSKSFTQRGPWGRGGSTFWAVQDVRLTVAPGETVGLVGESGCGKSTLARMALRLMEPDGGTIRFDGSDITRAKRASLQRVRRDMQIVFQDPYASLNPRMRVGRIVEEGLKIHGLGDRDERQRRVAEVLERCGLGGDAAGKFPHQFSGGQRQRIGIARALVMEPRLIVCDEPVSALDVSIQAQILNLLKDLQRDYGLAYLFISHDLRVVRYLSDRVVVMYGGRVVEEGPAERLFERPAHPYTRGLLAAVPGAHRERERRIPAGAVREQEGECPFYSRCPEAEPACAEWPFQGYDLGRGQVAACRRAR from the coding sequence TTGACGGATCTGCTGGAGCTGGACGGGCTGTCCAAGTCCTTCACGCAGCGCGGCCCCTGGGGCCGGGGCGGCTCCACCTTCTGGGCCGTGCAGGACGTGCGGCTTACCGTGGCGCCCGGCGAGACCGTGGGGCTGGTGGGAGAGTCGGGCTGCGGCAAGTCGACCCTGGCCCGCATGGCCCTGCGGCTCATGGAGCCCGACGGCGGCACCATCCGTTTCGACGGCAGCGACATCACGCGGGCCAAGCGGGCCAGCCTGCAGCGGGTCCGCCGGGACATGCAGATCGTCTTCCAGGATCCCTACGCGAGCCTCAACCCGCGCATGCGGGTGGGCCGGATCGTGGAGGAAGGTCTGAAGATCCACGGGCTCGGCGACCGGGACGAGCGGCAGCGACGTGTGGCTGAGGTGCTGGAGCGCTGCGGCCTCGGCGGGGACGCGGCCGGCAAGTTCCCGCACCAGTTCTCCGGCGGCCAGCGCCAGCGCATCGGTATCGCCCGTGCGCTGGTCATGGAGCCGCGTCTGATCGTCTGCGACGAGCCGGTTTCTGCCCTGGATGTCTCCATCCAGGCCCAGATCCTGAATCTGCTGAAGGATCTGCAGCGCGACTACGGCCTCGCCTACCTGTTCATCAGCCACGATCTGAGGGTGGTCCGCTACCTGAGCGACCGGGTGGTGGTGATGTACGGGGGCCGGGTGGTGGAGGAGGGGCCCGCCGAGCGCCTGTTCGAGCGCCCCGCGCACCCGTACACTCGGGGGCTGCTGGCCGCGGTGCCCGGGGCGCACCGCGAGCGGGAGCGCCGCATTCCCGCCGGCGCGGTCCGGGAGCAGGAGGGCGAATGCCCGTTCTACAGCCGCTGCCCCGAGGCCGAGCCCGCCTGCGCCGAATGGCCCTTCCAGGGATACGACCTGGGCCGGGGCCAGGTGGCCGCCTGCCGCCGCGCCCGGTGA
- a CDS encoding RodZ domain-containing protein has product MSEEPQQETIGVGKQLRRAREAMGRSHSDMAEELRLTVEQIQALEDEDFFKLPGEAYIRGYLRNYAAAVGLSPDSLIRAYEGQQAGEDVPQVEEDSPLIPEPERPLIEHPWRVASISLALLLAVGGATFWFVGDGGMPSSPGNLASNESTPEPEADPAEGGEEEPASDKTASSGGSAGKAEDASSGKGSGKEEEQTGDSSDGREEEPASNTDEALAASGQPGVPEEAMPPAGPEAPQEPAASAETASRQTDSRFRRLRTETPERPRLPKDMQVLRIHTWGKSWMQVKDAKDNLLLRRLVKADQDLRLYGKAPFRLKVGNAAGVQLYFDGKPLAPLGEPGQVVHVRVDASARTIPESEVAPPPNLGESEADKKADSGESTSDGGSDSAAGGNGGAPESPASADTSTADEPESARSQ; this is encoded by the coding sequence GTGAGCGAGGAACCGCAGCAGGAAACGATTGGGGTCGGCAAGCAGTTGCGCCGGGCCCGGGAGGCCATGGGCCGCTCCCATTCCGATATGGCCGAGGAGCTCCGTCTTACTGTCGAGCAGATCCAGGCTCTGGAAGACGAGGATTTCTTCAAGCTGCCGGGCGAGGCGTACATCCGCGGCTACCTGCGCAACTACGCGGCCGCGGTCGGCCTCTCCCCCGACTCCCTGATCCGTGCCTATGAGGGCCAGCAGGCGGGGGAGGACGTTCCGCAAGTAGAGGAGGACTCGCCGCTTATCCCCGAGCCCGAGCGGCCGCTGATCGAGCACCCGTGGCGGGTGGCCTCCATCAGCCTGGCGCTATTGCTGGCGGTGGGCGGTGCCACCTTCTGGTTCGTGGGTGACGGCGGCATGCCGTCCTCCCCGGGCAATCTGGCCAGTAACGAGAGCACGCCGGAGCCGGAGGCGGATCCGGCCGAGGGCGGCGAAGAGGAGCCCGCTTCGGATAAGACGGCAAGCTCGGGCGGGTCCGCCGGGAAAGCGGAGGACGCGTCCTCCGGTAAGGGCAGCGGGAAGGAAGAAGAGCAGACCGGTGATTCCTCCGACGGTAGGGAGGAGGAACCGGCTTCCAATACGGACGAAGCCCTGGCGGCATCGGGGCAGCCCGGGGTGCCGGAGGAGGCCATGCCCCCTGCCGGGCCCGAGGCGCCGCAGGAGCCCGCCGCTTCCGCCGAGACCGCTTCCCGGCAAACGGATTCGCGTTTCCGGCGCCTGCGCACCGAGACCCCGGAGCGGCCCCGGCTGCCCAAAGATATGCAGGTTCTGCGGATCCATACCTGGGGCAAGTCCTGGATGCAGGTCAAGGATGCCAAGGACAATCTGCTCCTGCGTCGCCTCGTGAAGGCCGATCAGGACTTACGTCTGTACGGCAAGGCCCCTTTCCGGTTAAAGGTGGGCAATGCGGCCGGGGTACAGCTGTACTTCGACGGCAAGCCCTTGGCTCCCCTGGGAGAGCCCGGACAGGTGGTACACGTGCGGGTTGATGCCTCGGCGCGTACCATTCCGGAGTCCGAGGTGGCCCCGCCGCCGAACCTGGGCGAATCGGAAGCGGACAAGAAGGCCGATTCCGGGGAAAGCACGAGCGACGGCGGATCCGACTCTGCCGCCGGTGGGAACGGCGGCGCCCCGGAATCGCCGGCGTCCGCCGACACGAGCACGGCCGATGAGCCGGAATCGGCCCGATCCCAATAG
- the ispG gene encoding flavodoxin-dependent (E)-4-hydroxy-3-methylbut-2-enyl-diphosphate synthase encodes MWGIHRRKTRQIHVGSVPIGGDAPIAVQTMTNTNTCDVEATVGQIQQVAQAGADIVRVSVPDKDAAEAFGKIRARVPDIPLVADIHFDYRIALKVADMGVDCLRINPGNIGKRDRVAAVVDAAKHNGIPIRVGVNAGSLEKHLLEKYSEPNAEAMAESALRHLEILESHDFYDTKISLKASDVFLAVEAYRKLATQVDYPFHLGITEAGSLRMGTVRSSVGLGMLLADGIGDTLRVSLAADPVEEVKVGFDILKSLHLRHRGVNIIACPSCSRQEFNVIDTVNELEARLEDVNENLNVSIIGCVVNGVGEAKEADVGVTGGGKNLVYIDGEPSYKVDNETLIDRVERSVRDYVAKQKQEADASATQESGGSAMEGSA; translated from the coding sequence ATGTGGGGGATTCATCGCAGGAAGACGCGGCAGATCCACGTCGGATCGGTGCCCATCGGCGGGGATGCACCCATCGCGGTGCAGACCATGACCAATACCAATACCTGCGACGTGGAGGCCACGGTCGGGCAGATCCAGCAGGTGGCCCAGGCCGGGGCGGACATCGTCCGCGTCTCGGTACCGGATAAGGACGCCGCGGAAGCCTTCGGCAAGATCCGCGCCCGCGTCCCGGACATCCCCCTTGTTGCCGACATTCATTTCGACTACCGCATCGCCCTCAAGGTGGCGGACATGGGCGTGGACTGCCTGCGCATCAATCCGGGCAATATCGGCAAGCGGGACCGCGTGGCCGCGGTCGTGGACGCCGCCAAGCACAACGGCATCCCGATCCGGGTGGGCGTCAACGCGGGCTCCCTGGAGAAGCACCTCCTGGAGAAGTACAGCGAGCCCAACGCCGAGGCCATGGCGGAATCGGCGCTGCGCCACCTGGAGATCCTGGAGTCCCACGACTTCTACGACACCAAGATCAGCCTCAAGGCCTCGGACGTGTTCCTGGCCGTGGAGGCCTACCGCAAGCTGGCCACCCAGGTGGACTATCCCTTCCACCTCGGCATCACCGAGGCCGGCAGCCTGCGCATGGGCACGGTGCGCTCCTCTGTGGGCCTGGGCATGCTCCTGGCCGACGGCATCGGCGACACCCTGCGCGTGTCCCTGGCTGCCGACCCGGTGGAAGAGGTCAAGGTGGGCTTCGACATCCTCAAGAGCCTGCACCTGCGCCACCGCGGCGTGAACATCATCGCCTGCCCGAGCTGCTCGCGGCAGGAGTTCAATGTCATCGATACCGTCAACGAGCTGGAGGCGCGGCTGGAGGACGTCAACGAGAACCTCAACGTCTCCATCATCGGCTGCGTGGTGAACGGCGTGGGCGAGGCCAAGGAGGCTGACGTGGGCGTCACCGGCGGCGGCAAGAACCTCGTCTACATCGACGGCGAGCCCAGCTACAAGGTGGACAACGAGACCCTCATCGACCGCGTGGAGCGCTCCGTGCGCGATTACGTGGCCAAGCAGAAGCAGGAGGCCGATGCCTCCGCCACCCAGGAGTCCGGCGGGTCGGCCATGGAGGGCAGCGCCTAG
- a CDS encoding ABC transporter ATP-binding protein, with the protein MSPAKAASAARRGDPVLALDGLTVSLGAEGRRIPVDGVSLELKAGETLCVVGESGCGKSMTALACMGLLPEVARVRAGQIRFQGRDLVGAGAKDWRRLRGEAMAMIFQEPMTSLNPVFRVGRQIAESLQVHRDLGRREALHRATELLEQVGIPDPGERLRAYPDELSGGQRQRVMIAMALACDPTLLIADEPTTALDVTIQAHILELLADLQRSRGMGLLFITHDFGVAEEIADRIAVMYAGQIVEYGPADKVLNAPRHPYTAGLMEAIPGRETGHERLPALAGKVPELGHWPAHCRFADRCPMVRERCRYSAVPLESRGDHVSRCLFPDEVSARIWH; encoded by the coding sequence ATGTCGCCCGCCAAGGCGGCTAGCGCGGCGCGCAGGGGGGACCCGGTCCTCGCCCTGGATGGGCTGACGGTGAGCCTGGGCGCCGAGGGCCGCCGCATTCCCGTGGATGGTGTCTCCCTGGAGCTGAAGGCCGGTGAGACCCTGTGCGTGGTGGGCGAATCCGGCTGCGGCAAGTCCATGACCGCCCTGGCCTGCATGGGGCTGCTTCCGGAAGTGGCGCGGGTCCGCGCCGGCCAGATCCGCTTCCAGGGCCGGGACCTCGTGGGGGCGGGCGCCAAGGACTGGCGCCGGCTGCGGGGCGAGGCCATGGCCATGATCTTCCAGGAGCCCATGACCAGCCTGAACCCGGTGTTCAGGGTGGGCCGCCAGATCGCCGAGTCCCTGCAGGTCCACCGCGACCTGGGACGGCGCGAGGCCCTGCACCGCGCCACCGAGCTCCTGGAGCAGGTGGGCATCCCCGATCCCGGGGAGCGGCTGCGGGCCTATCCCGACGAGCTCTCCGGCGGCCAGCGCCAGCGCGTCATGATCGCCATGGCGCTGGCCTGCGATCCAACGCTGCTGATCGCCGACGAGCCCACCACCGCCCTGGACGTGACCATCCAGGCGCATATCCTGGAGCTGCTGGCCGACCTCCAGCGCAGTCGGGGCATGGGGCTCCTGTTCATCACCCATGACTTCGGCGTGGCCGAGGAGATCGCCGACCGGATCGCCGTCATGTACGCCGGCCAGATCGTCGAGTACGGTCCCGCCGACAAGGTGCTGAACGCGCCCCGGCACCCCTATACCGCCGGGCTCATGGAGGCCATTCCGGGCCGCGAGACCGGCCACGAGCGCCTACCCGCTCTGGCGGGCAAGGTGCCCGAGCTGGGGCACTGGCCGGCCCATTGCCGGTTCGCCGACCGCTGTCCCATGGTTCGCGAGCGCTGCCGCTACTCCGCCGTGCCGCTGGAGAGCCGCGGCGATCATGTCAGCCGCTGCCTCTTCCCGGACGAGGTGAGCGCGAGGATCTGGCATTGA
- the pilW gene encoding type IV pilus biogenesis/stability protein PilW — MNRLAARAATFPVLFCLFPLLLSACATTSSPEGSAQGSAQDRSEIYLDLGIAYLRQGQPRQALRKLEKARSLNDEDARVYNGLALTYQELGFDDKAEEAFEEAIDIAPEDPQVRNNYGAFLAGLGAYDRARDQFEVALADPLYSSPENAYYNLAWLAKRKGEPDRAEGMLRTALRLRSDYPAARLALAQLLREQGEPEKARKALGKLLDQHPEHLQGHLEAGELARQLGNREQSVKHFERVLELAPDSGAAEKARTNLERMGAVDAQALRP; from the coding sequence GTGAACCGACTCGCGGCGCGAGCAGCTACCTTCCCCGTCCTCTTCTGCCTGTTCCCATTGCTGCTATCCGCCTGCGCCACCACCTCCTCCCCGGAGGGGTCCGCTCAGGGAAGCGCCCAGGATCGCAGCGAGATCTATCTGGACCTGGGGATCGCCTATCTGCGGCAGGGCCAGCCCCGCCAAGCGCTCCGCAAGCTGGAAAAGGCCCGCTCCCTCAATGACGAGGACGCCCGCGTCTACAATGGGCTGGCGCTTACCTATCAGGAGCTCGGCTTCGACGACAAGGCGGAGGAGGCCTTCGAGGAGGCCATCGACATCGCTCCCGAGGACCCCCAGGTCCGCAACAATTACGGCGCGTTCCTGGCCGGGCTGGGCGCCTATGACCGGGCCCGGGACCAGTTCGAGGTGGCGCTCGCGGATCCGCTGTATTCCAGTCCCGAAAATGCGTACTACAATCTCGCCTGGCTGGCAAAGCGCAAGGGAGAGCCCGACCGGGCCGAGGGAATGCTGCGCACCGCCTTGCGCCTGCGCTCCGATTATCCGGCGGCGCGGCTGGCCTTGGCCCAGCTACTCCGTGAGCAGGGGGAGCCGGAGAAGGCGCGGAAGGCGCTCGGCAAGCTCCTGGATCAGCATCCCGAGCATCTCCAGGGGCACCTGGAGGCCGGCGAGCTGGCCCGGCAGCTCGGCAACCGGGAGCAGTCCGTGAAGCACTTCGAGCGGGTTCTCGAGCTGGCGCCGGACAGCGGCGCGGCGGAAAAGGCCCGGACCAACCTGGAGCGCATGGGTGCCGTGGATGCGCAGGCGCTTCGGCCGTAA
- a CDS encoding YfgM family protein produces the protein MEEHLDLEEGRRIEALKDFAHRYRWLLVALAVAVAVGIGAGYGYYRHQSAQLLAASETYGSAVQALQSGREGDAREALRTLMTEYEGTPYAAFARVFRARLLHQGDQSARALEVLKPLASGSVGPPEAQHIGVEERARIQWEQGNAQTALNTLRALEGEAYLPSYFLLKGDLLSATGKPEAAGEAYREARTRPGAGPLSQVIQARIEQLSGNGAPSGDQERGG, from the coding sequence TTGGAAGAGCACCTGGATTTGGAGGAAGGGCGCCGCATCGAGGCCCTCAAGGATTTCGCCCACCGCTACCGGTGGCTTCTGGTCGCCCTGGCCGTCGCCGTGGCGGTGGGGATCGGCGCCGGCTACGGGTACTACCGCCACCAGAGCGCTCAGCTCCTGGCGGCTTCCGAGACCTACGGCTCGGCCGTGCAGGCCCTGCAGTCCGGCCGGGAGGGGGATGCCCGGGAGGCCCTGCGCACCCTGATGACCGAATACGAGGGCACCCCCTACGCGGCCTTCGCCCGGGTCTTCCGAGCGCGGCTCCTGCACCAGGGCGACCAGTCCGCCCGGGCCCTGGAGGTTCTCAAGCCCCTGGCCAGCGGCAGCGTGGGTCCGCCCGAGGCCCAGCACATCGGCGTGGAGGAGCGGGCCCGCATCCAGTGGGAGCAGGGCAATGCCCAGACCGCCCTGAATACCCTGCGCGCCCTGGAGGGGGAGGCCTATCTGCCCAGCTATTTCCTCCTCAAGGGCGACCTTCTGTCCGCCACCGGCAAGCCCGAGGCGGCGGGCGAGGCCTACCGGGAGGCACGCACCCGCCCCGGCGCCGGCCCGCTTTCCCAGGTGATTCAGGCCCGTATCGAGCAGCTTTCCGGTAACGGTGCGCCGTCCGGAGATCAGGAGCGCGGTGGATGA
- the ndk gene encoding nucleoside-diphosphate kinase, translating to MAIEQTLSIIKPDAVGKNVIGEILSRFEKNGLRVKAMKMVRLTTEQARAFYAVHADKPFYNDLVEFMTSGPVVVSVLEGENAIAKNRELMGATNPKEAEAGTIRADYATSIDANAVHGSDAPETAVQEVAFFFNNLEVFDRDA from the coding sequence ATGGCCATCGAGCAGACCCTTTCCATCATCAAGCCGGACGCCGTGGGCAAGAACGTGATCGGCGAGATCCTGTCTCGCTTCGAAAAGAACGGCCTGCGCGTCAAGGCCATGAAGATGGTCCGCCTGACCACCGAGCAGGCCAGGGCCTTCTATGCCGTCCATGCCGACAAGCCGTTCTATAATGATCTGGTGGAGTTCATGACCTCCGGCCCGGTGGTGGTCTCCGTGCTCGAGGGCGAGAATGCCATCGCCAAGAACCGCGAGCTCATGGGCGCCACCAACCCCAAGGAAGCCGAAGCCGGCACTATCCGGGCCGACTACGCCACCAGCATCGACGCCAACGCGGTGCACGGCTCCGATGCGCCGGAGACGGCGGTTCAGGAAGTGGCCTTCTTCTTCAACAACCTGGAAGTGTTCGACCGCGACGCATGA
- the rlmN gene encoding 23S rRNA (adenine(2503)-C(2))-methyltransferase RlmN: MTATETVKRSPSRRPPAGGPVDLAGLDRAGLEAFFTELGEKRFRARQVMQWLHQRGVSDFEAMTDLGKNLRARLAEQARVLEPEVLSEQRSSDGTIKWLLGLEDGNAVETVFIPDDDRGTLCISSQAGCPLDCKFCATGYGGFKRNLATGEIIAQVRHARSVVGDRLTNIVFMGMGEPLLNYDAVLRTIHLLMDDYAFGLSRRRITVSTVGVVPKITELGQDTPVNLAISLHGVTDEVRDYIVPINRTYPLERLLQACRDYPLPPNRRITFEYVMLDGVNDSPEEARMLADRLAGIPAKVNLIPFNPFPQAEFRRSPQKTIDRFRDILLERGMVAVTRTPRGEDIDAACGQLQGQARAREQQPGGTEGP; the protein is encoded by the coding sequence ATGACCGCTACGGAAACCGTCAAACGGAGCCCGTCCCGGCGGCCCCCCGCCGGGGGCCCCGTGGATCTTGCCGGGCTCGACCGCGCCGGCCTGGAGGCCTTCTTCACCGAGCTGGGGGAGAAGCGCTTCCGGGCCCGGCAGGTTATGCAGTGGCTCCATCAGCGTGGCGTCTCCGATTTCGAGGCCATGACGGACCTCGGCAAGAACCTACGCGCCCGACTGGCCGAGCAGGCCCGGGTGCTGGAGCCCGAGGTGCTGTCCGAGCAGCGCTCCAGCGACGGCACCATCAAGTGGCTGCTGGGCCTGGAGGACGGCAATGCCGTGGAAACGGTCTTCATCCCGGATGACGACCGGGGCACCCTGTGCATCTCCTCACAGGCCGGCTGCCCGCTGGACTGCAAGTTCTGCGCGACCGGTTACGGCGGCTTCAAGCGGAATCTGGCCACCGGCGAGATCATCGCCCAGGTGCGTCATGCCCGCTCTGTGGTCGGCGATCGGCTGACCAATATCGTGTTCATGGGCATGGGCGAGCCCCTGCTCAACTACGATGCGGTGCTGCGCACCATCCACCTTCTCATGGACGACTACGCCTTCGGCCTTAGCCGCCGGCGGATTACCGTGTCCACGGTGGGCGTGGTTCCCAAGATCACGGAGCTGGGCCAGGACACCCCGGTAAACCTGGCCATCTCGCTGCACGGCGTGACCGACGAGGTCCGGGACTACATCGTGCCCATCAACCGCACCTACCCGCTGGAGCGGCTGCTGCAGGCCTGCCGGGACTACCCGCTGCCGCCGAACCGACGCATCACCTTCGAGTACGTCATGCTCGACGGGGTGAACGACTCGCCGGAGGAGGCCCGCATGCTGGCCGACCGGCTCGCGGGGATTCCCGCCAAGGTGAACCTGATTCCCTTCAATCCGTTCCCGCAGGCGGAGTTCCGGCGCTCCCCGCAGAAGACCATCGACCGCTTCCGGGATATCCTGCTGGAGCGGGGCATGGTGGCGGTCACGCGCACCCCCCGCGGCGAGGATATCGACGCGGCGTGCGGGCAGCTCCAGGGACAGGCCCGCGCCCGCGAGCAGCAGCCCGGTGGAACCGAGGGGCCATGA
- the mtaB gene encoding tRNA (N(6)-L-threonylcarbamoyladenosine(37)-C(2))-methylthiotransferase MtaB translates to MSGETAPLSFVDPHAGEEAGSKAAAGVRRVATTTMGCKVNQFETEAIRQALRGAEYELVPFEAEADLYLVNTCTVTSEADRQARQLVRRALRRNPEAFMVVAGCYAQRDPEAVAAIPGVDLVLGNGEKVDVHGLIPDLEAGELPQVMVGDPDEASAVPEGLLTRFESRTRGFLQVQQGCDQSCTFCIISSVRGGNRSVPVRHVVRQVDRWAQVGTREFVVTGVDVGSYGADLEGGADLAGLLAAVAEREGDFRLRLSSLDPSHITDELIGLFREEPKLCPHVHLSLQHGDAKVLKQMKRRYGPSLVRERMAALREAAPDLVLSADVLVGFPTETEAAFEAALALVDELEIAYPHVFPFSPRPETPGGRIPEKKQVPPQERKARAARMRELGAQIRQRVLERAAGKPQRVLVEEPDRHHPGWMRGRAATYLPVRIPEGWVEPGEFVECVPEQVEEETLVARR, encoded by the coding sequence ATGAGCGGCGAGACTGCCCCGCTCAGCTTCGTGGACCCGCACGCCGGAGAGGAGGCCGGGTCGAAGGCGGCTGCCGGCGTGCGCCGCGTGGCTACCACCACCATGGGCTGCAAGGTGAACCAGTTCGAGACCGAGGCCATCCGCCAGGCCCTCCGGGGCGCCGAGTACGAGCTGGTGCCCTTCGAGGCCGAGGCCGACCTCTACCTGGTGAATACCTGCACCGTCACCAGCGAGGCGGACCGCCAGGCCCGCCAGCTGGTGCGCCGCGCTCTGCGCCGCAATCCTGAGGCCTTCATGGTGGTGGCGGGCTGCTACGCCCAGCGCGATCCGGAGGCGGTGGCGGCCATCCCCGGCGTGGATCTGGTGCTCGGCAACGGCGAGAAGGTGGATGTCCACGGCCTGATCCCCGACCTGGAGGCCGGTGAGCTGCCGCAGGTGATGGTGGGCGACCCGGACGAGGCCAGCGCCGTGCCCGAGGGCCTGCTGACCCGCTTCGAGTCCCGCACCCGGGGCTTCCTCCAGGTGCAGCAGGGCTGCGACCAGTCCTGCACCTTCTGCATCATATCCTCGGTGCGCGGCGGCAACCGCTCCGTGCCCGTGCGCCACGTGGTCCGGCAGGTGGACCGCTGGGCGCAGGTTGGCACCCGAGAGTTCGTGGTCACCGGGGTGGACGTGGGCTCCTACGGTGCCGACCTGGAGGGCGGTGCCGACCTGGCGGGCCTGCTCGCCGCCGTGGCCGAGCGGGAAGGGGACTTCCGGCTGCGGCTGTCGTCGCTGGACCCCAGCCACATCACCGACGAGCTGATCGGGCTGTTCCGGGAGGAGCCCAAGCTCTGCCCGCACGTGCACCTGTCCCTGCAGCACGGCGACGCCAAGGTGCTCAAGCAGATGAAGCGGCGCTACGGGCCCTCGCTGGTGCGCGAGCGCATGGCCGCCCTGCGCGAGGCGGCGCCGGATCTGGTGCTGTCGGCGGACGTGCTGGTGGGCTTCCCCACCGAGACGGAGGCGGCCTTCGAGGCAGCCCTGGCGCTGGTGGACGAGCTGGAGATCGCCTACCCGCACGTCTTCCCCTTCTCGCCCCGGCCGGAGACCCCCGGCGGACGCATCCCCGAAAAGAAGCAGGTGCCGCCGCAGGAGCGCAAGGCACGGGCGGCGCGCATGCGCGAGCTGGGCGCACAGATCCGTCAGCGGGTGCTCGAGCGGGCCGCGGGGAAGCCGCAGCGCGTGCTGGTGGAGGAGCCCGACCGCCACCACCCCGGCTGGATGCGCGGGCGGGCGGCCACCTACCTGCCGGTCCGGATTCCGGAAGGCTGGGTCGAGCCCGGGGAGTTCGTCGAATGCGTGCCGGAGCAGGTGGAGGAGGAAACGCTGGTGGCCCGGCGCTGA